From a single Nitrospira sp. genomic region:
- a CDS encoding sulfurtransferase produces the protein MTHSLLIDTESLQQQVGQPNLVIIDVRGKAAYEFGGHIPGAVHSTWHDYSDPNAVPKGLLNPDLSQIELTLRRLGIKNDSDVVIYSNPFDNWGDEGRMFWMLEYLGHTRLRILDGGWVKWTAEKRPFEHGRVSPSMGTFTASPVQSLLALKEDIKAIVKSPHPQTAILDARSVEEFLGKEVSGIPRPGHIPTAVHVAWNGFLNKDATVKDPSVIKEMLEAKGIRSEQDIICYCTGGVRSAWLYFLLRLVGYPKLSNYPGSWWEWSRDFAAPVEKDLHALQKILGFDPSAKHS, from the coding sequence GTGACTCATTCCTTATTGATCGATACCGAGTCGCTTCAGCAGCAGGTAGGACAGCCAAACCTCGTGATCATCGATGTGCGTGGCAAGGCTGCCTATGAATTCGGCGGCCATATTCCGGGAGCTGTCCATTCAACGTGGCATGACTACAGTGATCCGAACGCCGTACCGAAGGGCCTCTTAAATCCTGATCTGTCCCAGATCGAGCTGACGCTCCGTCGCCTCGGAATCAAGAACGATAGCGACGTCGTCATCTACTCCAACCCCTTTGACAACTGGGGCGATGAAGGGCGGATGTTTTGGATGTTGGAATATTTAGGCCATACACGCCTCCGGATTTTAGATGGTGGGTGGGTGAAGTGGACGGCTGAGAAGCGGCCGTTCGAACATGGGCGCGTGTCTCCCTCGATGGGCACCTTCACGGCTTCCCCAGTGCAATCGTTGCTTGCGTTGAAAGAGGACATTAAGGCGATCGTCAAATCGCCGCATCCTCAGACAGCGATTCTCGACGCGCGCAGCGTCGAAGAATTTCTCGGGAAAGAAGTGTCCGGCATCCCGCGGCCCGGCCATATTCCCACCGCCGTCCATGTCGCGTGGAACGGATTTTTGAATAAGGATGCGACCGTCAAGGATCCGTCCGTCATCAAGGAAATGTTGGAGGCCAAGGGTATTCGAAGCGAGCAGGACATCATTTGCTACTGTACCGGTGGTGTGCGGTCGGCTTGGCTCTATTTCCTTCTCCGGCTGGTTGGTTATCCGAAGCTCAGCAATTACCCTGGGTCGTGGTGGGAATGGAGTCGGGATTTTGCGGCTCCGGTCGAGAAAGATTTGCACGCGCTCCAGAAAATTCTTGGATTTGATCCATCCGCCAAACATTCTTGA
- a CDS encoding metal-binding protein SmbP yields MMSRIVRSVMLVFGLSALVAVPVLSSSAWAGNKHMSEAVEHAQGAASHGKEGHADACVEHASEALKHAQAAGMKNPHLDEGVKHLTEAVKHGKAGHADACTEHANGAAMHLSEVK; encoded by the coding sequence ATGATGAGCAGAATCGTTCGTAGTGTGATGTTGGTGTTCGGTCTGAGCGCATTGGTCGCGGTACCGGTGCTGAGCAGCTCGGCATGGGCCGGGAATAAGCACATGAGCGAAGCGGTCGAACATGCGCAAGGCGCCGCATCACATGGGAAAGAAGGGCATGCGGATGCCTGTGTTGAGCATGCGAGTGAAGCCCTCAAGCATGCGCAAGCAGCGGGAATGAAAAATCCTCATTTGGATGAGGGGGTCAAGCATCTGACGGAGGCCGTGAAACACGGAAAGGCCGGGCATGCGGACGCCTGTACCGAACACGCCAATGGTGCTGCGATGCATCTGAGTGAGGTTAAGTAG
- a CDS encoding transposase produces MRYRVIQEHDRRYPIRLMCRALAVSSAGYYAWRARPESTRAVANRGLLTAIRALHHDSRQTYGSPRIWRALRAQGHRVGEHRSLG; encoded by the coding sequence ATGAGATATCGGGTGATCCAGGAACACGACCGTCGCTATCCCATCCGCCTCATGTGCCGAGCCTTAGCCGTATCTTCTGCAGGATATTATGCCTGGCGGGCACGTCCCGAGAGCACCCGGGCAGTAGCCAATCGAGGCCTGTTGACTGCAATTCGGGCGCTTCACCACGACAGTCGCCAGACCTACGGGAGTCCACGAATCTGGCGAGCACTCCGTGCACAGGGCCACCGGGTTGGAGAGCATCGCTCGCTCGGCTGA
- a CDS encoding tetratricopeptide repeat protein encodes MPNPRIEPLKKVLAMDPNDDVAWFGLGKAYMDDGNFEEAATSLRQCVTVKPTYSAAYYGLAQSLQKLGRIDECRTVCTTGIEVSTKNGDAMVTKNLEALQLALGS; translated from the coding sequence ATGCCAAACCCAAGGATAGAACCGCTCAAAAAAGTGCTCGCGATGGACCCAAATGACGATGTCGCCTGGTTCGGTCTAGGGAAGGCCTACATGGACGACGGAAACTTTGAAGAGGCCGCCACGTCGTTACGTCAGTGCGTCACAGTCAAGCCGACCTATTCTGCCGCCTACTATGGACTCGCACAGTCGCTCCAGAAACTAGGGCGCATCGACGAATGTCGAACCGTGTGCACCACTGGGATTGAGGTCTCGACCAAGAACGGCGACGCCATGGTGACGAAGAATTTGGAAGCGTTGCAGCTTGCCTTGGGGTCGTGA
- a CDS encoding DUF3422 family protein: MKKLHERPHQPIGRWLRAPAHVHFKAFRMSDPPAQRPASREEFQSLLAALKVTAESTVLKETFGYGIKESAGGDRLILVWQAHTEYYNYQIWHLPAKPEVSFGPLTFPEYTFAVSPIGNLVCRLDLLLTEEPLPTHERMQPLFPGPVIYGSRVFDESTSLITSFTPDELGRERYWVSLGPQAQASRLKDIVDAIVRIETYYHLLLMQKPLFSAAIDHVYKFEKVHLEQREIITAHIGHANSETLQRWLNSLTQDLLKTNRMAGQLHFELSASIPYDKIVHTTLSSIGEQRMEAHRPISDYVVSGITGVAEGYQQLLRRVDTLRGGFEGIIAIIRTRIDLIVEAQNLALLQSVDKTTKSQVILQHTVEGLSVIVIAYYLAGLAGYVFKGLQELGWLGNANIASAVFVPIAIGLAFAITAFSKKYLHRKLGEEQASRKGNKPED; this comes from the coding sequence TTGAAAAAATTGCATGAACGCCCGCACCAACCGATCGGGCGATGGCTCCGTGCGCCGGCTCACGTGCATTTCAAAGCATTTCGCATGTCCGATCCTCCGGCGCAGCGACCGGCTAGTCGGGAAGAATTCCAGTCGCTGCTGGCGGCGCTCAAGGTAACGGCGGAGTCGACGGTGCTCAAGGAAACGTTTGGATACGGGATCAAGGAATCGGCGGGCGGCGACCGACTCATCCTGGTCTGGCAAGCCCATACGGAATACTACAACTATCAGATCTGGCATCTCCCGGCCAAGCCGGAGGTGTCGTTTGGGCCGCTGACCTTTCCGGAATACACCTTTGCGGTGTCGCCGATCGGGAATCTCGTGTGCCGCCTCGACCTGCTGCTCACGGAGGAGCCGTTGCCGACACACGAACGGATGCAGCCGTTATTTCCAGGGCCGGTTATCTACGGCAGCCGTGTGTTCGACGAATCGACCAGCTTGATCACCAGCTTTACTCCGGACGAACTGGGGCGTGAACGGTATTGGGTCAGTCTCGGGCCGCAGGCACAGGCGTCGCGGTTGAAAGATATTGTCGATGCCATTGTGCGGATCGAAACCTACTATCATTTGCTGTTGATGCAGAAGCCGTTGTTCTCGGCGGCCATCGATCATGTCTATAAATTTGAGAAGGTACATCTGGAACAACGAGAAATCATTACCGCTCATATCGGGCACGCGAACTCGGAGACGTTGCAGCGGTGGTTGAACAGTCTGACGCAAGACTTGTTGAAAACGAATCGCATGGCCGGACAATTACATTTCGAACTGTCGGCATCGATTCCGTACGACAAGATCGTACACACGACCTTGTCCTCCATCGGGGAGCAACGGATGGAGGCCCATCGTCCGATCTCAGATTATGTCGTGAGCGGCATTACCGGCGTCGCGGAAGGATACCAGCAGCTCTTGCGACGCGTCGACACGCTTCGTGGTGGCTTCGAAGGCATCATCGCCATCATTCGTACCCGCATCGATTTGATTGTCGAAGCGCAGAACCTCGCACTGCTTCAAAGTGTCGACAAAACGACCAAGAGCCAAGTGATCCTCCAGCATACGGTCGAGGGACTGTCGGTCATCGTCATCGCCTATTATCTGGCGGGACTGGCGGGCTATGTCTTCAAAGGATTGCAGGAACTCGGTTGGCTTGGCAATGCGAACATTGCCTCGGCGGTCTTTGTCCCTATCGCCATTGGGCTTGCCTTTGCCATCACGGCATTCAGCAAAAAGTATCTGCATCGGAAGCTCGGAGAGGAACAAGCCAGCAGGAAAGGCAACAAGCCAGAGGACTAA
- a CDS encoding transposase, producing MKLEGSMSTKTRRQYTEEFKTEAVRLVRDSARPVAQVARDLGIADHLLYRWRVSSSRRRSVERRGRTSELKRPNWSDCGARMLS from the coding sequence ATGAAATTGGAGGGCAGCATGAGCACCAAGACGAGACGGCAGTATACGGAAGAGTTTAAGACAGAAGCAGTGCGGTTGGTCCGAGACTCGGCACGACCGGTTGCGCAAGTAGCCAGAGACCTGGGCATTGCCGACCATCTGCTCTACCGCTGGCGGGTGAGCAGCAGCAGGCGGAGGAGCGTGGAAAGACGCGGCAGGACCTCCGAGCTGAAGAGGCCGAACTGGTCCGACTGCGGCGCGAGAATGCTGTCCTAA
- a CDS encoding type II toxin-antitoxin system VapB family antitoxin gives MGAALKHKHLVLDQRKINAAKRYFGVTSEQEAIDKALSLLVEEQRLSKALRPLKGILKGDDRPWPYQ, from the coding sequence ATGGGCGCTGCGCTGAAGCACAAACATCTCGTACTGGATCAGCGAAAGATTAATGCTGCGAAGCGCTATTTCGGAGTTACTTCCGAGCAGGAAGCGATCGACAAAGCGCTCTCCTTGCTGGTTGAGGAACAACGACTGAGTAAGGCTCTTCGCCCACTGAAAGGGATTTTGAAAGGCGACGACCGCCCATGGCCTTACCAATAG
- a CDS encoding YqgE/AlgH family protein, translated as MSTDLRKGIFLIAAPSLRDPNFRQTVVLLCEHGPEGALGVIVNRPTAMSISEALPQVPVIEGAGHVLYAGGPVQTNQVMLLYRGDTFPDNAHHVFDGVCLGGDVGMVERILTETGTTEVFRAYIGYSGWGSGQLENEMKTGSWITLPADPHVVFEKDPTRVWGDILCTLGEAYRPYAEMPFDPSCN; from the coding sequence ATGAGCACCGACCTTCGGAAAGGTATTTTTCTCATCGCGGCCCCGAGCCTCCGTGACCCCAACTTCCGACAGACCGTCGTGTTGCTCTGTGAGCATGGACCGGAGGGGGCGCTTGGTGTCATCGTGAACCGTCCGACGGCCATGTCGATTTCAGAGGCTCTCCCGCAGGTGCCGGTGATTGAGGGGGCCGGTCATGTCCTCTATGCCGGAGGTCCTGTGCAGACGAATCAAGTCATGCTGCTCTATCGTGGCGATACGTTTCCGGACAATGCGCACCATGTGTTCGATGGCGTGTGTCTTGGGGGTGACGTCGGCATGGTCGAGCGAATTCTCACCGAGACGGGAACCACGGAAGTGTTTCGTGCCTACATCGGGTATTCGGGTTGGGGATCGGGCCAGCTCGAGAATGAGATGAAGACCGGTTCGTGGATTACCTTACCGGCAGATCCTCACGTGGTGTTCGAGAAAGACCCTACCCGTGTTTGGGGAGATATTCTGTGCACGCTGGGTGAGGCCTATCGCCCGTATGCCGAGATGCCGTTCGATCCATCCTGCAACTGA
- the uvrA gene encoding excinuclease ABC subunit UvrA: MEGARQNNLKNVSLQIPHNKVTAITGVSGSGKSSLAFDTIFAEGQWRYVESLSTYARMFLDKVARPDVDRILNVRPAIAIEQKNQVRTSRSTVGTTTEIADLLRLLFAKIGKPTCPDCKQEARSFQPDTVADELLTRWSDTRAMVLVPIATPSRKEEAALIQSLLTRGFARIKAGDEVIDLHDVVAPSLHTYPSLFIVLDRLVIREDNRTRLVEAIETAFREGEGRCSIDIIDHGRQSYGTRFLCQGCGRTFEPLRPILFSFNHPLGACPECNGFGNVLRYDPELVIPDSVKSLTEGAVEPWSKPSSAWWQKQMLAAMKTQGIDVDAPFKSLSADQQRLLWEGNKSFDGINDFFEYLEGKRYKLHVRVFLSRYRTPFDCPSCHGSRLRPEALFVKIAGYDIHQATERTVESLAGWVESLPLRPFEQDIATDILRQLSAKLGFLQRIGLGYLTLNRQTKTLSGGEAQRVALANQLGSRLVGTLYVLDEPTIGLHARDTDLLAGILHDLAGAGNTVVVVEHDRRMIESADYLVELGPQSGEQGGEIVCAAPTQAFLRDRRAITARYLRGEDAIPLPTKRRRGNGKMLVLAGAAEHNLKDLLVRIPLGMLVCVTGVSGSGKSTLVEDTVYRAIARAFRVESLPMGRFTAIKGLEHLKGVCLIDQQPIGRTPRSNPITYLKAFDEIRQLFASERDAQRQGFTPGHFSFNAAGGRCERCEGSGVEKLEMYFFEDIYAPCEICEGTRFKPQILKIRYRGKTISEVLNLTVEEALSFFSGTLKLQERLHLLTSIGLGYLRLGQSATTLSGGEAQRLKIAAELTAGKRDRQQRSRSQSPNGMLYIMDEPTTGLHFEDIKKLLGVLHKLVNAGNTLVVVEHNLDVIKSADWIIDLGPEGGAAGGEIVAEGRPEQVAKVAASHTGRFLAKALS; the protein is encoded by the coding sequence ATCGAAGGGGCTCGACAGAACAACCTCAAGAACGTCTCGCTGCAGATTCCCCACAACAAAGTCACGGCCATTACCGGCGTCTCCGGATCTGGAAAATCTTCGCTCGCGTTCGACACGATCTTTGCGGAAGGGCAATGGCGCTATGTCGAGTCGCTCTCGACCTACGCCCGCATGTTTCTCGACAAGGTGGCTCGCCCGGATGTGGACCGCATTCTCAACGTGCGCCCGGCCATTGCCATTGAACAGAAGAATCAAGTGCGCACATCCCGCTCGACGGTTGGGACGACAACGGAAATCGCCGACCTGCTCCGCCTGCTCTTCGCCAAGATCGGCAAACCGACCTGCCCGGATTGCAAGCAAGAAGCCCGCTCCTTTCAGCCCGACACCGTCGCCGATGAGCTGCTGACACGCTGGTCCGATACCCGAGCGATGGTGCTCGTTCCGATTGCGACACCATCGCGCAAAGAAGAAGCGGCCCTGATTCAATCGCTGCTGACTCGCGGGTTTGCCCGCATCAAGGCCGGCGATGAGGTCATCGATTTGCATGATGTCGTCGCACCCTCACTCCACACGTATCCCTCGCTCTTCATCGTCCTCGATCGCCTGGTGATCCGGGAAGACAACCGCACTCGGCTGGTGGAAGCCATCGAAACGGCATTCCGTGAAGGAGAAGGCCGCTGTTCGATCGATATCATCGACCATGGGCGGCAATCCTACGGTACGAGATTTCTTTGCCAGGGTTGCGGCCGTACCTTTGAACCCCTACGACCGATCCTGTTTTCGTTCAATCATCCGCTCGGGGCCTGCCCGGAATGTAATGGTTTCGGGAATGTGCTGCGCTATGATCCAGAACTCGTCATCCCCGACTCCGTCAAATCACTGACAGAAGGTGCGGTCGAACCTTGGAGCAAACCCAGCTCTGCTTGGTGGCAGAAGCAGATGCTGGCTGCGATGAAGACACAGGGCATCGATGTCGACGCCCCATTCAAGTCGCTGTCGGCAGATCAGCAGCGATTGCTCTGGGAGGGCAACAAGTCTTTTGATGGCATCAACGATTTCTTCGAATACCTGGAAGGCAAGCGCTACAAGCTCCATGTCCGCGTCTTTCTCAGCCGTTACCGGACCCCCTTCGATTGCCCCAGTTGCCATGGGAGCCGCCTCAGGCCGGAGGCGCTGTTCGTCAAGATTGCCGGATACGATATCCATCAGGCAACGGAGCGAACGGTCGAGAGTCTTGCCGGATGGGTGGAGTCTTTACCCCTCAGGCCGTTCGAACAAGACATCGCAACGGATATTCTCCGACAACTCTCAGCGAAACTTGGGTTTCTCCAACGCATCGGCCTGGGATACCTGACACTGAATCGACAGACGAAGACGTTGTCAGGAGGAGAGGCTCAACGTGTCGCGCTCGCCAACCAGCTAGGCTCTCGGCTCGTCGGCACCCTCTATGTCCTCGACGAACCCACGATCGGCCTTCATGCGAGAGATACGGATCTGTTGGCCGGTATCCTCCACGACCTGGCCGGAGCCGGGAATACCGTCGTCGTGGTGGAACACGACCGCCGCATGATCGAATCGGCCGACTACCTGGTTGAATTGGGCCCCCAATCCGGCGAACAAGGCGGTGAGATCGTCTGTGCCGCGCCCACGCAGGCATTCCTCCGCGACCGTCGAGCAATCACCGCTCGATACCTACGTGGCGAAGACGCCATTCCCCTCCCGACCAAGCGGCGCAGGGGCAACGGCAAGATGCTCGTGCTCGCCGGTGCAGCCGAACATAATCTCAAAGACCTCCTCGTCCGCATTCCCCTCGGCATGTTGGTCTGTGTGACTGGTGTCTCCGGATCGGGTAAGAGCACCTTGGTGGAAGATACCGTGTATCGGGCCATCGCCCGTGCCTTTCGTGTGGAATCCCTGCCGATGGGGCGATTCACAGCCATCAAAGGTCTCGAACACCTCAAGGGTGTTTGTTTGATCGATCAACAGCCGATCGGGCGCACGCCGCGATCCAATCCCATTACTTACCTGAAAGCGTTCGATGAGATCCGTCAACTCTTCGCCTCGGAACGTGACGCGCAACGGCAAGGATTTACACCCGGCCACTTTTCGTTCAACGCCGCCGGTGGCCGCTGTGAACGCTGCGAAGGGAGCGGGGTTGAAAAACTGGAGATGTATTTTTTTGAAGACATCTATGCTCCTTGCGAGATCTGCGAGGGCACGCGCTTCAAGCCTCAGATTTTGAAGATTCGATACCGAGGAAAGACTATCTCAGAAGTACTGAACCTGACGGTGGAGGAAGCCCTCTCTTTTTTTTCCGGGACGCTGAAGCTCCAAGAGCGGCTCCATCTCTTGACCTCTATCGGCCTCGGCTACTTGCGACTCGGACAATCCGCTACGACGCTCTCCGGTGGCGAAGCCCAACGGCTGAAAATTGCCGCGGAGCTGACGGCTGGGAAAAGGGACCGGCAGCAGCGTAGCCGCAGCCAGTCCCCCAACGGCATGCTCTACATCATGGATGAGCCGACCACCGGTCTGCACTTTGAAGACATCAAGAAGCTGCTTGGCGTCCTCCACAAACTCGTGAACGCCGGTAATACGCTGGTCGTCGTCGAGCACAATCTCGATGTCATCAAATCCGCCGACTGGATCATCGACCTCGGTCCCGAAGGGGGTGCTGCCGGTGGGGAGATCGTGGCAGAAGGGAGGCCGGAGCAAGTGGCGAAGGTGGCCGCGTCACATACAGGACGATTCTTGGCAAAAGCGTTAAGTTAA
- a CDS encoding DDE-type integrase/transposase/recombinase has translation MRSRGREHPGSVFTVEAPNRVWAGDLTYIWTGEGWLYLAVLLDLYSRRVVGWAMGQRLTGELAEQALTMAVMNRTPRAGLVHHSDRGSQGGFNRSTQHWVVRRIVGTC, from the coding sequence ATGCGTTCCCGTGGCCGCGAACACCCTGGCTCGGTCTTCACCGTTGAGGCGCCCAATCGAGTGTGGGCGGGAGATCTGACCTACATCTGGACGGGAGAAGGCTGGCTCTATCTGGCCGTCCTGCTCGATCTGTATTCACGTCGGGTCGTGGGCTGGGCCATGGGCCAGCGATTAACCGGTGAGCTGGCTGAGCAAGCCCTGACGATGGCCGTAATGAACCGCACTCCCAGGGCGGGGCTCGTGCACCATTCGGACCGCGGCAGTCAGGGCGGATTCAACCGGTCGACGCAACACTGGGTTGTCCGGCGAATTGTAGGTACTTGTTGA
- a CDS encoding histone deacetylase, protein MGKTGLVYHPAYLDHDMGTGHPESPNRLRVIMQRLEESGTAARLVRIEPRPAEDEWITHVHTPGYVAALKRAAPATGRVSLDPDTSMSPGSLTAAYFAAGGALAAVDAIMEGQVDHVFCAVRPPGHHAEASRAMGFCLLNNVAIAARYIQKKHGLTRVLIVDWDVHHGNGTQHSFEDDPSVLFFSTHQYPHYPGTGRGTERGKGAGEGLTINVPMEAGQGDADYRAVFQNVLVAAADDFKPEIVIISAGFDAHTDDPLASMGLTEAGYTALTEIVTGIAKRHANGRILSSLEGGYHLPALAASVEAHVKALLNA, encoded by the coding sequence ATGGGGAAGACAGGTCTCGTCTATCATCCCGCTTATCTTGATCATGATATGGGAACCGGGCATCCGGAGTCTCCCAATCGGTTGCGTGTGATCATGCAGCGCCTGGAGGAGAGCGGAACCGCTGCCCGACTGGTGAGGATCGAGCCACGACCAGCCGAAGATGAGTGGATCACGCACGTGCATACTCCGGGCTATGTTGCCGCGCTGAAGCGGGCGGCTCCCGCTACGGGACGTGTCTCGCTCGATCCGGACACGTCGATGTCGCCCGGTTCACTGACCGCCGCGTATTTTGCAGCAGGTGGGGCATTAGCGGCGGTCGATGCGATCATGGAGGGGCAGGTGGATCATGTGTTCTGTGCGGTCCGTCCTCCTGGTCACCATGCCGAGGCCAGCCGAGCGATGGGCTTCTGTCTCCTGAATAACGTGGCGATTGCCGCTCGCTATATCCAGAAAAAGCACGGGCTCACACGAGTGCTGATCGTCGATTGGGATGTTCATCATGGCAATGGCACACAGCATAGTTTTGAGGACGATCCTTCGGTTCTCTTCTTTAGCACCCATCAATATCCTCATTATCCAGGGACGGGTCGAGGAACCGAGCGAGGGAAGGGAGCGGGGGAAGGATTGACCATCAATGTGCCGATGGAGGCAGGCCAAGGAGATGCCGACTATCGCGCCGTGTTTCAGAACGTGCTCGTTGCAGCGGCCGATGACTTTAAGCCTGAGATTGTCATCATCTCAGCGGGGTTCGATGCGCATACGGACGATCCTCTGGCCAGTATGGGATTGACGGAAGCAGGTTATACAGCGCTCACTGAGATCGTGACGGGGATCGCCAAACGCCATGCGAATGGCCGCATCCTCTCTTCACTCGAAGGGGGGTATCATTTACCGGCGCTTGCCGCCTCCGTGGAGGCTCACGTCAAGGCGTTGTTGAACGCATGA
- a CDS encoding acyltransferase has protein sequence MRVGFYQFDPQFGDVAANLDAVTAKLDRADADLVVLPELFASGYQFVSQEEAQRLAEPVPDGVTVRRLSELAKRRKMHLVAGLPERSGVRYYNSAVVVGPSGFLGCYRKTHLFYEETQLFSAGDSGFRVWDIGPAKIGVMICFDWYYPEAARTLALQGADILCHPSNLVLPNCPDSMPVRCLENRVFAVTCNRIGSEARGGKERLTYIGQSEIVTPKGVIRHRASRDREELTIIDIDPAEARNKALNRYNDLFGDRRTSLYKL, from the coding sequence GTGAGAGTGGGGTTTTACCAGTTCGATCCGCAGTTCGGTGATGTGGCTGCAAATCTTGACGCCGTCACGGCCAAGCTGGACCGGGCAGATGCCGACCTCGTTGTACTCCCGGAACTGTTTGCATCAGGCTATCAGTTTGTTTCTCAGGAGGAAGCCCAACGGTTGGCCGAGCCGGTTCCTGATGGTGTGACGGTTCGTCGTCTGAGTGAGCTCGCAAAACGGCGGAAGATGCACCTCGTGGCAGGACTTCCGGAACGATCAGGGGTACGCTATTACAATTCCGCAGTGGTCGTAGGACCATCCGGTTTTCTTGGTTGTTATCGAAAGACCCATCTCTTCTATGAGGAAACACAGCTCTTCAGCGCTGGAGACTCCGGTTTTCGCGTCTGGGATATTGGGCCGGCGAAGATCGGCGTGATGATCTGTTTCGATTGGTACTATCCAGAGGCTGCCAGGACCTTAGCCTTGCAGGGTGCGGATATTCTGTGTCATCCCTCCAACCTGGTGTTGCCGAATTGCCCGGATTCTATGCCGGTACGATGCCTTGAGAATCGAGTCTTTGCCGTAACCTGTAACCGGATCGGGAGCGAAGCCCGTGGTGGAAAAGAGCGGTTGACCTACATCGGCCAGAGTGAAATTGTGACTCCGAAGGGGGTCATCAGACACCGAGCATCCCGTGACAGGGAAGAACTGACCATCATCGATATCGACCCTGCCGAAGCTCGTAACAAGGCATTGAATCGCTACAACGATTTGTTTGGCGATCGCCGTACGTCGCTGTACAAACTGTAA
- a CDS encoding PIN domain-containing protein, protein MALPIGGKVLLDTNVFIDFLRVGTHAEWVCGGHGNVTRFISAIVLLELRLGADTPKRKKAVDRLQQAFLTSRTLGLPPTILDRAGQLFRTMYGNASGLRDRLGPMNDILIALTAREIGATVVTSNVLEFRRIATKVSGLKIIEP, encoded by the coding sequence ATGGCCTTACCAATAGGTGGCAAGGTTCTCCTCGACACAAATGTCTTCATCGATTTCTTACGAGTTGGCACGCACGCAGAATGGGTTTGCGGTGGCCATGGAAATGTCACGCGATTCATCTCGGCTATTGTTCTGCTCGAACTTCGGCTAGGAGCCGATACACCCAAACGGAAGAAAGCCGTTGACCGGCTTCAACAAGCATTTCTAACCAGCCGCACGCTTGGCCTCCCACCGACAATTCTTGATCGAGCAGGACAGCTCTTTCGAACCATGTACGGGAATGCTTCTGGGTTGCGCGACCGCCTGGGTCCTATGAATGATATTCTCATCGCGCTTACAGCACGAGAAATCGGCGCGACTGTTGTGACTAGCAATGTGCTGGAATTTCGGCGGATCGCAACGAAAGTCTCAGGCCTTAAGATTATTGAGCCCTAG